The window TGATAGAGATCTTCTTGCAACGTTAGTAGAAAAAGCAGGACGCCCTGTTGTTGCGGAGGGAAGAGTGAATACGCCTGAACTCGCAGCGGAATGCATCCGGGCAGGAGCTTTTGCAGTTGTTGTCGGTTCGGCAATCACCAGGCCGCAAGAGATTACCAAACATTTTGCAAAAGAAATTTCCTTAACAAAAATGAAAGGGTTTACAAAATAATAGGGACATAATGCGGATTTAAGGAGGTGGACGCATTTAGTTAATTTACATAGGCATGAGGTCAATGATACAGGATGTGTACCACAATAAAAATCCAAACGAAAAAAGGGGATGTATATGAAAAAGTTCTTGTTGCTGTTGGTTGCCTTGATGGTCATTGCTGCAGGCTGCAGCTCAAAGGAGAGCACGGGTAAAGGCGGGGATAAAAAGGCGGAAATTGAAGTTATGATGTTTGAAGGCGGATTTGGCTCTGAATGGGTGAAAGAATCAGCCAAAGCCTATATGGAGAAAAACAAGAATGTAAACATTAAGATTACCGCAAGCCCGGACATCCACACTCAGCTGCAAACGAGATTTTTATCCAAAGATGTCCCTGATTTGATGGTTCCGGGACCAAGCTTTGATATCCAGGGTGTTATTAAAGACGGAATGATTGAGCCGATTGATGATGCGCTCGAAGAAAAGGCTTATGACAGTGATGAAAAATGGGTTGATACGTTTGAGCAAGGCCAATTCAACCAAAAGAAGGATGGCAAAACATACGGAATTCCTACCATTTTTTCACCGGGCTATATCTGGTGGTACGACGAAAAGCTTTTTGAGGACAATGGCTGGGAGCTTCCTAAAACTCAAGAAGACCTTTATAAGTTAAAGGCCGAGGCTGATAAAAAGGGAATTGCTGTTTTCTCAGTGCCAGGAAAGCACCCGGGTTATTATTTCTTCGGAATGTACCTGCCGCTTGTTGAACGAATCGGCGGAAAGCAAGCCCTTTTGGATGCGTTTAACCTGAAAGAAGGCGCCTGGAAATCCCCGGCGTTTGTCCAGGCTGCAAAAGAATCAAAACGCATGGTTGATGAAGGTCTATTCCTGAAAGGAACATTCGGCTTGTCCCATACAGAAGCCCAGACATTGTTCTTCCAGCGCAAGTCTCTGTTTGTTATGGCTGGCTCGTGGCTTGAAGGCGAAATGAAGGATGTTATTCCGGCTGACTTTAAGCTTCGCGCATTCAATCAGCCTGCATTCCCTGGCGGCAAAGGCGAGCAGCTTGCTCCTGTATCGACTGGATGGGGCGGTGCCTGGTATATTCCAAGCGGCTCGAAAAACAAGGACGAAACGATTAAGTTCCTAAAGTTCCTTTCCAGCGAAAAAGAAGTAGAGAAAATGGTCTCTTCTAAAGGGCTTGCCAGTGTTGTAAAAAATACAGAAGATGCGATTCAGTCAGAGCCATTAAAGAGCGCACTGAAAGTCCTTCAGGATTCAGGCGGTTCTTATGCGCCTACAGCAATTAACGATAACTATCCTGAACTGGTCGGCAACATGAACAATATTTATCAAAGCCTCATGCTTGGTGAACTGACTCCAGAAAAGTTTACAGAGCAGGCAGAGAAATTCGCAGAACAAATCCGAAAAGATGACAATATAGAAAAAGCAACATACTCCTGGTAATTTCATATTTTTTGCGGAGAGGTCTGAGGGTACTTGGGCCTCTCTGTTTTGAAAGGTTGTGAGTTTTTGAGAAACAGAAGCGAAAGATGGGCAATTGCCGTGTTTTTACTGCCAGCCTCCGCCCTATATCTTTTATTTGTTCTCTATCCATCGTTCAATGCGTTGCTGATGAGTTTATATAACTGGCGCGGGCTTGGAACAAAGACGTTTATCGGGATGGATAATTATCGGCGGATGCTCGAGGATGACATTTTTATCAACACGTTGAAGGTAACAGGAAAATACATATTGATCCAGGTCCCGGTCGTATTGGTGTTATCGGTCGTCATTGCACTGGCGATTTCCTCTTTTTTAAAAACAAGATGGCTTAATCTTTATCGATCAATTACGTTCTTTCCATATATTCTTCCCGGGGTCGCCATAGCGATGCTCTGGTCCACGATTCTTAATCCGGTTAACGGCATGTTCAACGGATTGCTTGATGTGATAGGCTTGGACTCGCTTATGACAGAGTGGCTCGGAAGGACGGAAACGGCTTTCGGCAGTGTTGTTTTCGTAAATGTATGGGGAATGGTCGGGTTTTACAGCATTCTCATTCTCGCGGCAATCCTGAATATTCCGCAGGATATCCTTGAAGCGGCTGAAATTGATGGTGCGACCAAATTTAAAAAGAGCATCTATATTACGATTCCGCTGCTGAAGGACATTTTACAAGTCGTTACTATTTTTACATTGATTAATACAATTAAAATATTTGAAATGCCGCAATTGTTGACGGGCGGAGGGCCGAACCGATCGACCCAGCCAATCTCGCTTTATATTTATGAGCAGGCGTTTTCGAATTTCAATTTTGGTTATGCTTCAGCGCTGGGAGTTATCTTTTTAATTCTTACATTGTTTGCTTCGCTGTTGACGTTGAGGGTTACCAGGAGGGAAAGCTAGATGAGTAAACTTTTTCGAAACATTGGCAGCCATGTGTTCCTGATTCTATTATCACTATTGATCATCATCCCGGTCATTTGGGTTTTTGTGAACTCAGTCAAATCATCTGCTGATATTTTATTAAAACCATTATCCTTTCCGGAAAAAATAACGTTTGAAAATTACCTGAACGCTTGGAATGAAGCTGGATTGGGAATTGGATTTATTAATAGCGTTATTGTTACACTCATAACAGTAACCTTGATCGTCATCATATCCGCGATGGCAGCCTATGTATTGAGCAGGAAAAAATTCCGTTTCCGGATAGCGGTTCAAAATACATTTCTAATGGGATTGATGCTGCCAACGTTTTTGGCGATGGCTCCGTTGTTTTTATTAATGAATGACCTTGGGCTTGTTAATAGCCTCCCCGGCTTGATTTTGGTTTATATTGCCTATTCATTATCGTTTACAATATTTATGTTGATTGCTTTTTTCAATCAAATTCCGGACTCTTTGGAGGAAGCAGCAATCATTGACGGCTGCGGGCCTTTCAAGGTGTTTTGGATGGTCATGTTTCCATTGGCAAAACCAGGCCTTATTTCCGCGGCAATATTTAATTTTGTCGGAATCTGGAATGAATACATCCTGGCGCTGATTTTAATTACCGACGATGAATTGAAGACATTGCCGGTAAAGCTTGCCAACATCATGATGGTCCAGCAATACCATACCGACTGGGGTGCCCTTTATGCCGGGCTTGTATTATCTTTCATTCCGGTAACGCTGTTTTATTTGCTTTTCCAAAGGCGGCT is drawn from Bacillus sp. FJAT-18017 and contains these coding sequences:
- a CDS encoding extracellular solute-binding protein translates to MKKFLLLLVALMVIAAGCSSKESTGKGGDKKAEIEVMMFEGGFGSEWVKESAKAYMEKNKNVNIKITASPDIHTQLQTRFLSKDVPDLMVPGPSFDIQGVIKDGMIEPIDDALEEKAYDSDEKWVDTFEQGQFNQKKDGKTYGIPTIFSPGYIWWYDEKLFEDNGWELPKTQEDLYKLKAEADKKGIAVFSVPGKHPGYYFFGMYLPLVERIGGKQALLDAFNLKEGAWKSPAFVQAAKESKRMVDEGLFLKGTFGLSHTEAQTLFFQRKSLFVMAGSWLEGEMKDVIPADFKLRAFNQPAFPGGKGEQLAPVSTGWGGAWYIPSGSKNKDETIKFLKFLSSEKEVEKMVSSKGLASVVKNTEDAIQSEPLKSALKVLQDSGGSYAPTAINDNYPELVGNMNNIYQSLMLGELTPEKFTEQAEKFAEQIRKDDNIEKATYSW
- a CDS encoding carbohydrate ABC transporter permease is translated as MRNRSERWAIAVFLLPASALYLLFVLYPSFNALLMSLYNWRGLGTKTFIGMDNYRRMLEDDIFINTLKVTGKYILIQVPVVLVLSVVIALAISSFLKTRWLNLYRSITFFPYILPGVAIAMLWSTILNPVNGMFNGLLDVIGLDSLMTEWLGRTETAFGSVVFVNVWGMVGFYSILILAAILNIPQDILEAAEIDGATKFKKSIYITIPLLKDILQVVTIFTLINTIKIFEMPQLLTGGGPNRSTQPISLYIYEQAFSNFNFGYASALGVIFLILTLFASLLTLRVTRRES
- a CDS encoding carbohydrate ABC transporter permease produces the protein MSKLFRNIGSHVFLILLSLLIIIPVIWVFVNSVKSSADILLKPLSFPEKITFENYLNAWNEAGLGIGFINSVIVTLITVTLIVIISAMAAYVLSRKKFRFRIAVQNTFLMGLMLPTFLAMAPLFLLMNDLGLVNSLPGLILVYIAYSLSFTIFMLIAFFNQIPDSLEEAAIIDGCGPFKVFWMVMFPLAKPGLISAAIFNFVGIWNEYILALILITDDELKTLPVKLANIMMVQQYHTDWGALYAGLVLSFIPVTLFYLLFQRRLIEGSTAGAVKE